From Pseudarthrobacter equi, a single genomic window includes:
- a CDS encoding ABC transporter ATP-binding protein, with amino-acid sequence MRRLLSDQKGSVAAVVLLQLIQAAANLLLPTVNAAIIDDGIVPGDTGVISRLGIVMAGIAVVQAAAAIAAGYLGAVVAMRIGHRLRAEIFARIQSLSSLEVARFGTQSLTTRATNDTQQVQSFAILVFTMLVAGPAMGVGGIILALQQDVALSAVVIVIVPLLVLIMALIVRRLIPLYRDGQELLDNAGGILREQIIGASAIRAFVRQDHETRRFARANSSLTANNLQSALLVAGMLPLIMLVVNLSSVAVVWFGGHRIQAGEMNLGALTAFIAYILQILLAIMMSMYVLMTAPRAAVCAERISAVLDTKPSVADPADPPPSRPAVAAKDPVTPLAGPGALEFRGVGFSYPGAEVPVLADLNFVAAPGTTTAIVGSTGSGKSTLLNLVPRFLETTEGSILLDGADVRELPLDLLRRSMSIVPQHSHLFSGTIADNLRMASPGASDHELWEVLEAAQTMRFMRDLPLGLATPVGQGGTNLSGGQRQRLCIARALLRKAPLYLFDDSFSALDYDTDTRLRQALDVRLAAATRIIVAERIAAVEDAHLILVLDGGRLVAQGTHGELLESSSTYREIADSQLALDGPQ; translated from the coding sequence ATGAGGCGCCTGCTCTCGGACCAAAAGGGCTCCGTCGCCGCCGTCGTCCTGCTGCAGCTGATCCAGGCAGCCGCCAACCTCCTGCTGCCAACCGTGAACGCCGCCATCATTGATGACGGAATCGTTCCCGGTGATACGGGCGTCATTTCCCGCTTGGGTATCGTGATGGCCGGCATCGCCGTTGTCCAGGCCGCAGCTGCCATCGCCGCAGGCTATCTCGGGGCCGTTGTGGCAATGCGGATCGGCCACCGGCTCCGCGCGGAAATCTTTGCCCGCATCCAGTCCCTGTCCTCCCTGGAAGTTGCCCGGTTCGGCACCCAAAGCCTGACCACCCGGGCCACCAACGACACCCAGCAGGTGCAGTCCTTCGCCATCCTGGTGTTCACGATGCTGGTGGCGGGCCCTGCCATGGGCGTCGGCGGCATCATTCTTGCCTTGCAGCAGGACGTGGCGCTGTCCGCCGTCGTCATCGTGATCGTGCCGCTGCTCGTCCTGATCATGGCACTGATCGTCCGCCGCCTCATTCCGCTCTACCGCGACGGCCAGGAACTTCTCGATAACGCCGGCGGCATCCTGCGCGAACAGATCATCGGCGCCAGCGCCATCCGCGCCTTCGTCCGGCAGGACCACGAAACGCGCCGTTTCGCCCGCGCCAACTCCAGTCTCACCGCCAACAACCTGCAGTCCGCGCTGCTCGTAGCCGGAATGCTGCCTCTGATCATGCTCGTGGTGAACCTCTCCTCGGTGGCTGTGGTCTGGTTCGGCGGCCACCGCATCCAGGCAGGCGAGATGAACCTGGGCGCGCTGACTGCCTTCATCGCCTACATCCTGCAGATCCTCCTGGCAATCATGATGTCCATGTACGTGCTGATGACGGCCCCGCGGGCGGCAGTCTGCGCCGAGCGGATCTCTGCGGTGCTGGACACCAAACCCTCCGTCGCCGACCCCGCCGACCCCCCGCCGTCGCGCCCTGCCGTGGCCGCGAAGGATCCGGTGACGCCCCTGGCCGGGCCTGGAGCCCTGGAGTTCAGGGGCGTTGGTTTCTCCTACCCGGGCGCGGAAGTGCCGGTGCTGGCAGACCTGAATTTTGTGGCTGCGCCCGGAACCACTACGGCGATCGTCGGGTCCACCGGCAGCGGCAAATCAACGCTGCTGAACCTGGTTCCGAGGTTCCTCGAGACCACCGAAGGCAGCATCCTCCTCGACGGCGCCGATGTCCGGGAACTGCCGCTGGACCTCCTGCGCAGATCCATGTCCATCGTCCCGCAACACTCCCACCTGTTTTCCGGGACCATTGCGGACAACCTGCGGATGGCTTCACCCGGAGCTTCCGATCATGAACTCTGGGAGGTCCTCGAGGCGGCGCAAACCATGCGCTTCATGCGGGACCTCCCGCTGGGGCTGGCAACGCCGGTGGGGCAGGGCGGCACCAACCTCTCCGGCGGGCAGCGGCAGCGGCTGTGCATTGCCCGCGCGCTGTTGCGCAAGGCCCCGCTGTACCTCTTTGACGACAGTTTTTCCGCCCTGGACTACGACACGGACACGAGGCTTCGGCAGGCTTTGGACGTCCGGCTGGCGGCGGCCACCAGGATTATCGTGGCCGAACGCATTGCAGCGGTGGAGGATGCCCACCTGATCCTGGTGCTCGACGGCGGCCGGCTCGTTGCGCAGGGAACGCACGGCGAGCTGCTGGAATCGTCGTCCACCTACCGGGAAATCGCCGACTCGCAGCTTGCACTGGACGGTCCGCAATGA
- a CDS encoding ABC transporter ATP-binding protein, with the protein MTAVPGTEMGGAGFWRTAGRLLGLLGPFRALMLGAVAATCGFAALNVAAPKLLGDATDIVVDGVVRGALDQEGLGLLLAAVSLMYIFTSLFNWVQGSLTARSVQGVMYGLRGSVEGKLHRLPSTYFRERSRGDVLSRATNDIDNISQALNQLLTQLIMSVLMLFGSLAMMLWISPLLACIAIASVPLSMGVTVLVARRSQEHFARQWTETGELNSHVEEFITGHEVIKAFGQQPQAAAVFASSNSRLARAATKAQYSAGVVQPLMVLMANLNYIAVAVVGALQVIAGAMTIGGIQAFIQFSRLFTQPVGQIGGLLNLIQSCVASAERVFALLDSEEDAESGTLEAPSDGRIVFDDVTFGYPGAAPAVRNLSFAVEPGQMVAIVGHTGAGKTTVVNLLMRFYEPGTGLITMGGTDIAAVQPDRLRGQFGVVLQDTWLFGGTIRDNIAYGLPGASDEEILAAAEASYVDRFARSLPDGYDTVLENGGEPLSQGQRQLITIARAQLAGRAVLILDEATSSVDSRTELLIRQAMLRLRRGRTSFVIAHRLSTVRNADLILVMDHGRIVEQGTHQGLLAANSFYARLYNAQFSAAPRRSGALEAGL; encoded by the coding sequence ATGACGGCTGTGCCCGGCACCGAGATGGGCGGGGCCGGTTTCTGGCGCACCGCCGGCAGACTGCTGGGCCTCCTCGGGCCGTTCCGGGCCCTCATGCTGGGTGCCGTTGCCGCCACCTGCGGTTTCGCGGCCTTGAATGTGGCAGCCCCCAAACTCCTCGGCGACGCCACCGACATTGTGGTGGACGGGGTGGTCCGGGGAGCGCTGGACCAGGAAGGACTCGGCCTCCTGCTGGCTGCCGTGTCCTTGATGTACATTTTCACGTCGCTGTTCAACTGGGTGCAGGGTTCCCTGACTGCCCGGTCAGTTCAGGGCGTCATGTACGGGTTGCGCGGCTCAGTGGAAGGCAAACTGCACCGGCTCCCGTCCACCTACTTCCGGGAACGGTCCCGCGGAGACGTGTTGAGCCGCGCCACCAACGACATCGACAACATCTCCCAGGCGCTGAACCAGCTCCTCACCCAGCTGATCATGTCCGTCCTGATGCTGTTCGGGTCACTCGCGATGATGCTGTGGATATCGCCCCTCCTCGCCTGCATCGCCATCGCCTCCGTGCCGCTGTCCATGGGGGTTACGGTGCTCGTGGCCCGCAGGTCGCAGGAGCATTTCGCGCGCCAGTGGACGGAAACAGGGGAGCTGAACTCCCACGTCGAGGAATTCATCACGGGCCATGAGGTGATCAAGGCCTTCGGCCAGCAGCCGCAGGCGGCTGCTGTTTTCGCGAGCAGCAACAGCCGGTTGGCCCGCGCGGCAACCAAGGCGCAGTACTCCGCCGGCGTGGTGCAGCCCCTGATGGTGCTGATGGCAAACCTCAACTACATCGCCGTGGCGGTGGTTGGCGCCCTCCAGGTCATCGCAGGCGCCATGACCATCGGCGGGATCCAGGCATTCATCCAGTTCAGCAGGTTGTTCACCCAGCCGGTGGGCCAGATCGGCGGCCTGCTCAACCTGATCCAGTCCTGCGTCGCATCGGCGGAGCGCGTGTTTGCCCTCCTTGACTCGGAAGAGGACGCGGAGAGCGGCACTTTGGAAGCGCCGTCGGACGGCCGCATCGTCTTTGACGACGTGACGTTCGGCTACCCCGGCGCGGCGCCCGCAGTCCGGAACCTGTCATTCGCAGTGGAACCTGGCCAGATGGTAGCCATTGTGGGCCATACCGGGGCGGGAAAGACCACTGTGGTGAACCTGCTGATGCGGTTCTACGAGCCGGGTACGGGCCTGATCACCATGGGCGGCACCGACATTGCCGCTGTCCAGCCGGACCGGCTCCGCGGGCAGTTCGGTGTGGTGCTCCAGGACACGTGGCTGTTTGGCGGAACCATCAGGGACAACATCGCCTACGGCCTGCCCGGGGCCTCTGACGAGGAGATCCTGGCGGCGGCGGAGGCCAGCTACGTGGACCGCTTTGCCAGGTCGCTCCCGGATGGCTACGACACCGTTCTGGAAAACGGGGGTGAACCCCTCAGCCAGGGCCAGCGGCAGCTCATCACCATCGCCCGGGCACAACTGGCAGGCCGGGCCGTGCTGATCCTCGATGAGGCAACCAGCTCCGTCGATTCCAGGACGGAACTGCTGATCCGCCAGGCCATGCTCCGGCTGCGGCGGGGGAGGACCAGCTTTGTCATTGCGCACCGTTTGTCCACCGTCCGGAACGCTGATCTAATTCTCGTCATGGACCACGGACGCATTGTTGAGCAGGGCACGCACCAGGGCCTGTTGGCCGCGAACAGCTTCTACGCACGGCTCTACAACGCCCAGTTCTCTGCGGCTCCGCGCCGCTCAGGTGCCCTTGAGGCCGGACTGTGA
- a CDS encoding GntR family transcriptional regulator: MSSAAEFPGTWKPNSTSTVALFEQLRLQVIHQVDNGALAPGTRLPAVRALAERLDVAPHTVARAYKELEAAGIVATRGRNGTVVCARDERLGGLSDAAAAYAAAAKAQGATFAEAVKLLAAAYDVP, translated from the coding sequence GTGAGCTCGGCAGCCGAATTCCCGGGGACGTGGAAGCCCAACTCCACCAGCACCGTGGCCCTTTTTGAACAGTTGCGCCTGCAGGTGATCCACCAGGTGGACAACGGGGCGCTGGCCCCCGGCACCAGGCTGCCTGCGGTCCGGGCACTGGCAGAGCGGCTGGACGTCGCACCGCACACTGTGGCGCGTGCCTATAAGGAGCTCGAAGCAGCAGGAATCGTGGCAACGCGGGGCAGGAACGGCACCGTGGTCTGCGCTCGTGACGAACGTCTCGGCGGGCTGTCCGACGCCGCTGCGGCCTATGCTGCCGCCGCCAAAGCGCAGGGTGCAACGTTCGCGGAAGCGGTGAAGCTGCTGGCCGCCGCCTACGATGTTCCCTGA
- the uvrA gene encoding excinuclease ABC subunit UvrA: MPKAVAEETAVPASFTATSADSPQRHDLSRLVVKGAREHNLRNVDLDLPRDAMIVFTGLSGSGKSSLAFDTIFAEGQRRYVESLSAYARQFLGQVDKPDVDFIEGLSPAVSIDQKSTSKNPRSTVGTITEIYDYMRLLWARVGRPHCPVCGEPVAKQTPQQIVDQLLELEDGTRFQVLAPVVRGRKGEFVDLFKELSAKGYSRARVDGDLIQLSDPPKLGKQYKHTIEVVVDRLVVKEGISQRLTDSIETALGLAEGRVLAEFVDLDADDAGRTRAFSENLACPNEHPLAIDEIEPRSFSFNNPFGACAACSGIGTKLEVDDELIVPNPELSLSEGAIAPWSLGTATTEYWNRLLEGLAKELGFSMDTPWEKLGKDVRQTVLHGKDHKVVVQYRNRFGRERKYSTGFEGAIQYVHRKHGETDSDWARDRYEEYMRQIPCPACNGARLNPASLSVLINGKSIAEVAALPMRECAAFLDNLVLTGREAQIAHQVLKEIQARLTFLLDVGLEYLNLERPSATLSGGEAQRIRLATQIGSGLVGVLYVLDEPSIGLHQRDNRRLIDTLTRLRDMGNTLIVVEHDEDTIHVADWIVDIGPGAGEHGGQVVHSGSYKELLDNTNSLTGDYLSGRKSIEIPKKRRKYDKKRELKVVGARENNLTNVDATFPLGLLTAVTGVSGSGKSTLVNEILYKVLANKLNGAKQVAGRHKTVQGLEHLDKVVHVDQSPIGRTPRSNPATYTGVFDNIRKLFAETTEAKVRGYLPGRFSFNVKGGRCEACSGDGTLKIEMNFLPDVYVPCEVCHGARYNRETLEVHYKGKTIADVLNMPIEEGAEFFAAFSPIARHLNTLVDVGLGYVRLGQPATTLSGGEAQRVKLAAELQKRSNGRSVYVLDEPTTGLHFEDIRKLLLVLQGLVDKGNTVITIEHNLDVIKSADWIVDLGPDGGSGGGKIVATGTPEQVATSTTSHTAAFLAEILG; the protein is encoded by the coding sequence GTGCCTAAAGCCGTAGCCGAAGAAACAGCCGTCCCCGCTTCCTTCACCGCCACCTCTGCCGACAGCCCGCAACGCCACGATCTCTCCCGACTTGTGGTCAAGGGCGCGCGTGAGCACAACCTGCGCAATGTGGACCTCGACCTGCCCCGCGACGCCATGATCGTCTTCACCGGCCTGTCCGGTTCCGGCAAATCCTCCCTCGCCTTCGACACCATCTTCGCCGAAGGCCAGCGCCGCTACGTCGAGTCCCTCTCCGCCTACGCGCGCCAGTTCCTGGGCCAGGTGGACAAGCCCGACGTCGACTTCATCGAAGGACTGTCGCCGGCGGTCTCCATCGACCAGAAGTCCACCAGCAAGAACCCCCGGTCAACGGTGGGAACCATCACCGAGATCTACGACTACATGCGCCTCCTGTGGGCACGCGTCGGCCGGCCGCACTGCCCCGTCTGTGGCGAACCCGTTGCCAAGCAGACCCCGCAGCAGATCGTGGACCAGCTGCTGGAGCTTGAGGACGGAACCCGGTTCCAGGTCCTCGCACCCGTAGTCCGGGGACGCAAGGGCGAATTCGTCGACCTCTTCAAGGAGCTCTCGGCCAAGGGGTACTCCAGGGCGCGGGTGGACGGCGACCTCATCCAGCTCAGCGACCCGCCCAAGCTCGGCAAGCAGTACAAGCACACCATCGAAGTGGTGGTGGACCGCCTGGTGGTCAAGGAAGGCATCAGCCAGCGCCTGACCGACTCCATCGAAACCGCCCTCGGCCTCGCCGAAGGCCGGGTCCTGGCCGAGTTCGTCGACCTCGACGCGGACGACGCCGGGCGCACGCGGGCCTTCTCCGAAAACCTCGCCTGCCCCAACGAGCACCCGCTGGCCATCGACGAAATCGAACCGCGGTCCTTCTCCTTCAACAACCCGTTCGGGGCCTGCGCTGCCTGCAGCGGCATCGGCACCAAGCTGGAGGTGGATGACGAGCTGATCGTCCCCAACCCCGAGCTTTCGCTGTCGGAAGGCGCCATCGCGCCCTGGTCCCTTGGCACCGCCACCACCGAGTACTGGAACCGGCTCCTGGAGGGCCTGGCCAAGGAGCTCGGGTTCTCCATGGACACCCCCTGGGAAAAGCTGGGCAAGGATGTCCGCCAGACTGTCTTGCACGGCAAGGACCACAAGGTGGTGGTGCAGTACCGCAACCGGTTCGGCCGCGAACGCAAGTACAGCACCGGCTTCGAAGGTGCCATCCAGTATGTCCACCGCAAGCACGGCGAAACCGACTCTGACTGGGCGCGCGACCGCTACGAAGAGTACATGCGCCAGATTCCCTGCCCTGCCTGCAACGGAGCACGGCTGAACCCCGCCTCACTGTCGGTGCTGATCAACGGCAAGTCCATTGCCGAAGTGGCAGCGCTGCCCATGCGTGAATGCGCGGCGTTCCTGGACAACCTTGTCCTCACCGGCCGTGAGGCGCAGATTGCCCACCAGGTGCTCAAGGAGATCCAGGCCAGGCTGACCTTCCTCCTGGATGTTGGCCTGGAGTACCTGAACCTGGAGCGTCCCTCCGCCACCCTGTCCGGCGGCGAGGCGCAGCGTATCCGCCTGGCCACCCAGATTGGCTCCGGCCTGGTGGGTGTCCTTTACGTCCTGGACGAACCCTCCATTGGCCTTCACCAGCGCGACAACCGCCGCCTGATCGACACCCTCACCAGGCTCCGCGACATGGGCAACACCCTGATCGTGGTGGAGCATGACGAGGACACCATCCATGTGGCCGACTGGATCGTCGACATTGGACCGGGCGCCGGTGAGCACGGCGGCCAGGTGGTCCACTCCGGTTCCTATAAGGAGCTCCTCGACAACACCAACTCCCTGACCGGCGACTACCTGTCCGGGCGGAAGAGCATCGAGATCCCCAAGAAGCGCCGCAAGTACGACAAGAAGCGCGAACTGAAGGTGGTCGGCGCGCGGGAGAACAACCTCACCAACGTGGACGCAACCTTCCCGCTGGGCCTGCTGACGGCCGTCACAGGTGTCAGTGGCTCCGGTAAGTCCACGCTGGTCAACGAAATCCTCTACAAGGTGCTCGCCAACAAGCTCAACGGGGCCAAGCAGGTGGCCGGGCGGCACAAGACGGTCCAGGGCCTCGAGCACCTCGACAAGGTGGTCCACGTTGACCAGAGCCCCATCGGCCGGACACCGCGTTCAAACCCCGCCACCTACACCGGTGTGTTCGATAACATCCGCAAGCTCTTCGCCGAGACCACCGAAGCGAAGGTCCGCGGCTACCTGCCAGGCCGGTTCTCCTTCAACGTCAAGGGCGGCCGCTGCGAAGCATGCTCGGGCGACGGCACCCTGAAGATCGAGATGAACTTCCTGCCGGACGTCTACGTGCCCTGCGAGGTGTGCCACGGCGCCCGGTACAACCGGGAAACCCTTGAAGTCCACTACAAGGGCAAGACCATCGCCGACGTCCTCAACATGCCCATCGAGGAAGGTGCCGAGTTCTTCGCGGCATTTTCGCCCATCGCACGGCACCTGAACACGCTGGTGGACGTCGGACTGGGCTACGTCCGCCTCGGACAGCCTGCCACCACCCTTTCCGGCGGTGAGGCGCAGCGCGTGAAGCTGGCAGCCGAGCTGCAGAAGCGGTCCAACGGCCGCAGCGTCTATGTCCTGGACGAGCCCACCACGGGCCTGCACTTCGAGGACATCCGGAAGCTGCTGCTGGTCCTGCAGGGGCTGGTGGACAAGGGCAACACGGTGATCACCATCGAGCACAACCTTGACGTCATCAAGAGTGCGGACTGGATCGTTGACCTGGGGCCCGACGGCGGCTCCGGCGGTGGGAAGATCGTGGCCACGGGTACCCCCGAGCAGGTGGCCACATCCACCACCAGCCACACCGCCGCGTTCCTGGCCGAAATCCTCGGCTGA
- a CDS encoding HAD hydrolase-like protein gives MTSTTVPVIFDLDGTLVDPAGGITDGISSALTELGLPVPRQDLLDSMIGPKLSDALLNVAKVPADRLDEVIRRYRAYYAETGIAQGRLYPGIREVLETFVAAGLPVAVATQKPQAIARTVLAHHGIDGLFRGIHGSADNESAVDGVPLGKTEIIAAALKDLDTHHAVMVGDRAQDVSGAIANGLDCIGVAWGFAPEGELEGAGAFTVVSNAAELVNAVERLQSIHASAMSEVTNDGNV, from the coding sequence GTGACTTCAACAACAGTGCCCGTGATTTTTGACCTGGACGGCACTCTTGTCGATCCTGCCGGTGGGATAACTGACGGAATTTCCTCGGCCCTGACAGAGCTGGGACTTCCCGTGCCCAGGCAGGACCTGCTCGACTCCATGATTGGCCCCAAGCTCAGCGACGCCCTGCTGAACGTGGCGAAGGTTCCGGCGGACCGCCTCGACGAGGTGATCCGCCGGTACCGCGCCTACTACGCGGAGACCGGAATCGCTCAGGGGCGGCTTTACCCGGGTATCCGGGAAGTCCTGGAAACGTTCGTTGCAGCCGGCCTGCCCGTAGCCGTGGCCACGCAGAAACCGCAGGCCATCGCCCGGACCGTCCTGGCCCACCATGGCATTGACGGACTCTTCCGCGGCATCCACGGCTCCGCGGACAATGAATCCGCAGTCGACGGCGTCCCGCTCGGAAAAACGGAGATCATCGCCGCCGCCCTGAAGGACCTCGACACCCACCACGCCGTCATGGTCGGGGACCGTGCGCAGGACGTTTCGGGCGCCATTGCCAACGGCCTGGACTGCATCGGTGTGGCGTGGGGATTCGCTCCGGAGGGCGAGCTTGAGGGCGCCGGTGCCTTCACCGTCGTGTCGAATGCCGCCGAACTCGTCAACGCCGTGGAACGGCTCCAGTCCATCCACGCCTCCGCCATGAGCGAGGTGACCAACGATGGAAATGTTTGA
- a CDS encoding lysophospholipid acyltransferase family protein, giving the protein MEMFDVVRWTTRNLISGTCRPTVVGLENVPKDGPFIVAPNHLSFFDSVIVQALMPRPVAFFAKAEYFTTGGVKGKVMKAFFESVGSIPVERGEQAASVQALKTLLDILESGKGIGIYPEGTRSRDGLLYRGRTGVGWLALTTGAPVVPVGLIGTENLQRAGEKGVKPQHFTVKVGEPLYFDKTGPDHSLPARREVTDRIMDAIADLSGQQRSTSYNQSKIAE; this is encoded by the coding sequence ATGGAAATGTTTGATGTCGTCCGCTGGACCACCCGCAACCTGATCTCGGGCACCTGCCGGCCCACCGTCGTCGGCCTCGAAAACGTCCCCAAGGACGGGCCCTTCATCGTTGCCCCCAACCACCTGTCTTTCTTTGACAGCGTCATTGTCCAGGCCCTCATGCCCCGCCCGGTGGCGTTCTTCGCCAAGGCAGAGTACTTCACCACCGGCGGCGTCAAAGGGAAAGTGATGAAGGCTTTCTTTGAATCCGTAGGTTCCATCCCGGTGGAACGAGGTGAGCAGGCCGCCAGCGTCCAGGCGCTCAAGACCCTGCTGGACATCCTTGAATCAGGCAAGGGAATTGGCATCTACCCGGAGGGCACCCGTTCCCGGGACGGACTCCTCTACCGGGGCCGCACGGGCGTTGGCTGGCTGGCACTGACCACCGGGGCACCCGTAGTTCCCGTGGGCCTGATCGGCACGGAGAACCTGCAGCGGGCCGGCGAAAAGGGCGTGAAGCCGCAGCACTTCACCGTGAAGGTGGGGGAGCCGCTGTACTTCGACAAGACCGGGCCTGACCACTCGCTGCCTGCACGGCGCGAAGTGACGGACCGCATCATGGACGCCATCGCCGACCTCAGCGGGCAGCAGCGCTCCACCAGCTACAACCAAAGCAAAATCGCGGAGTAG